The genome window ATTGATATTTTTCGGGAGTTCGAAAGATAATTTTGATAGATTGAAGTGGTCATTCTCAATAATGGATATTACGTTCATGTTTAATTCTTCTTTATTAAAGGGCCCATGACTTAATTGTCTGAGGGTGCCCCCGTGACTAATCCATTGGCTATCCCAAAAGTTAATATTTGTGCCATTTCCTATTAGCCATTTGGTACCTTTCTCGCAAACCTTAAGCCCTTACAGATATTTTTTCATATATGGGATGTAGATGAACTAGGATTAATCATGATGTTTGTAGTGACTCTACTACCATACTCATTGCGCATCACTTGAACCCATAGGACCTCCTTATTACTATAGTATCTCCATGCCATGCTATCATTAAAGGTATCATTCTTCCAGCGGGTTTTATATAGGCCTAATCCCCCCTTGTTTTTTTGGCGTGATGACTTTATTCCAATTTAGGAGATGGCATTTCCTTTTCTCCTCCATACTACCCCATAAGAAGTTCTGTTGGATAGAGTCGATCTTATTTAGGGAGGCTATAGGAAGGCTAAAAATTTGTATAGTGTGGTTGGGAATGGCCGCGAGAGAGGTTTTAATGAGAGTGGTTCTTCCCGCTAGGTTTAGGAAATGAGTTTTCCAACCCTTAAGTGTGTTGAGTTGTTTAGAGTAGTAATCCATTATGCCGTAAAGCTTCTCTATTGTAGACATTTTATTACTATACATGTTTATTAGTAGTATTATTTTATGGAAAaggggccaaatatacccctttacTTTGGTATATTATTCATATTTACCCTCCATTATACTATCGGGATATATCTACCATTAccgttaataattttttttaaaaatacccaTCATCTAACGGAATTCACCATATTAATAAAATaatcattttaaaaaaaactCATTAACCCATAACCTGTTAAAcccatcatataaaaatacggaACCTAGATTTCTGAGACGTCTTAACACATTTTATTCATTTAGAGAGAGACGAGAATAATGATGGAAGTAGGATTAgtaagaatttatatttttggttcTTAGTTGTTCATGGTGGTGTTAGGATGTCATGCTATCACTTTTGGTTGTATTTTTTGTGGTTATAATATGGCATCCCTTTGTCTAATGCCATATTATACATACCAAGAATATGAATATATGATTGTCGGTATTTTTATGTCTTTCACGTCTTAAGTTCAACAAATGACTACGAAGGAGATGACTAATTTATAAGGAAGAAGTGCAGTAAATAAAAAAGATTTAACGGGTTATTAATGGGTTTTAAAAAAATAGGTTTTTTTTATAATTTGGTGGCTTCTCGCTAGGTGGggggtatttttaaaaagtttggttAACGGTTATGGTAGATGTGACCTTATAGTATAGCAGATGGTAGATATGAATAATATACTAAAGTAGAAGGGTATATTTGGCCTTGTCTCCTTATTTTATTACTTATATGGTCTTTTGTTTAAATATCTTAAATAGGAAAAGTACGGACTTTTAAGTTGACTTTTTTAGTTTTATCTCTTAAAGTAAATAAATAGGAATCATGAGTCCACTTGTTAAGTAATAAAGAAACTTATAAGTATGACTTTACATGTgaaatacaaaataattttttttgttttctctATACTCCGCCATTCTTGCTGCTTATTCTTTCTTCTTCTGTTGATGTAGTATTTGATCAAAGGTAGACAAATAACATGATGCTCTCATGGAATACAATTTTATCTCCATATGTAGTTATTCTTAATGGAAAACGCTTCAAGAAAGAtgagatttttaaaaaaatcatataAGAGAAAAGTGTAAGCTCCCAAAGCGTACCTGGAATTCTCTTTAAGAGTCCATGGCACGCTTAAGACGTTGGACTCCCACAAAAGGTGATTAAGAGTATCATGGATGCATGTAGGCTCAAATGGTGAACCGTGACACCACTTCGTTGAAAAAATTTACTAAATTTGTTAATGATAGATGATATGCTAAAAGCGAATAAGATATAAACAAAGTAAAGTGACACTGCTTGTCAAATCCAGTTCGTAATTCTACGGTTGTGCGTCTGATTCTCCTACTAAAGGTCGAAGGTTCAATAGGGACGGATCTACAGTAATATGTATGAGTTCCCGAAAAATCAGTAGCTTTTATCTTGACcatgtatttgtattaaaaaatctATTGAATATATAACAATAATTATATGAGAACCTAGTTCCAAAATGTATTTCTGGTCCAATGGTAAATCCTGGAACCCATATGTGGCCCGCTTCCCTTCCTGTCAAGTTAGTACAAACAAATATTACTCCCTTTCTGTCAAGTTAGTACAACTTCCACATTAgtctattttttaaataataatagaTGACTAAAGTGAACCTTAAAAGAAACAACCATATCAAAAAGTCCCCAAAAGTTACTTTGTAAAAATACCCGAATCAAACATTGAAAAAAAAGAGTTAGGGTTTCAAATATCTTGTTGCAACCACTGGTTCTTCGTTCTTCTTCTAATCTTCTTCAATCTTGACTTTTCTTTTGTTGCCTATCAAAGACAAGTTAGTGATCTATTGTAGTTTCTCTCCCTCCTTcgtcttttttttttataactatTTTCCTCTTGTATTATATTATATGAAATAATATCTCTTAACTATTTTCCTCTTATATTCATCTGTAATATTTAATTTATGTCTTATGATTTGTAGGGCATTTTAGTGAGAGTCGATATGATCAAGAGATTTTTCAAGCCGCAAACCTCTTCAGGTTCTACTTCTAGTTCTCCTTCGCTAAGCTCTCCTTCATGTCTAGTGATTAAAGATAATGTCAATTCTTCCCAACCATCATACAAAGATATTATATTGGATCCGAATCTTCTTAAACCTAATTCTGGTGAAAGAAAacaaattttagaattttttccTAATCTACGTGACCGAGTGAGAAGACATTACATTCAAAAAGGGCCTTGTCGGCctcgtaattttattttttcaaaaataaattttgGTGGAAAATTATGTTATTTTAATCCGGAATGGTTTAATACTTCATATTCTGGATGGTTAGAATAGACTATTAAAGAAGATGCAACATTTTGCTTATGTTGTTACTTGTTTAAAAATGAGATAGGAGGATATGGGGAAAAAGTAAGTGATTCTTTTACAAAAGACAGTTTTAGGGCTTGGAATAAAGGTATAGAGAGGCTTAACGCACATGTGGGTGAAGTGAATAGTGTTCATAATCGGTGTTTCAAGATGATGATAGATTTATCGAATCAAGCACAATCTATTTTAACACATTTTGATAAGCAATCCGAGAAAACCAAAAGTGTGTATCGGGTTCGCCCGAATGCCTCAATTGATGTTGCAAGGTATCTTTTGAAGAAGAAATGTCTTTTCGGGATCACGGTGAGCGTGAAACTTCTACAAGAAGAGGCAACTTCTTGGATCTCTTAAAGTGTATGCAAATAAGAAGGATGATGTAAAGAAAGTTATGTTAGAAAATCCTCCAAAAAATGACATTATGATTTGTCCAAATATACAAAAAGACATTGTGAGTTCTTGTGCGAAAGAAACATTAAAATCAATTGTTGAAGACTTGAACGGGGATTACTTTGGGGTATTGGTTGATGAGTCTAAAGATATCTCTCATAAGGAAAAAATGGCCTTTGTTTTGTGTTATGTCAATAAAGAGGGTAAAGTTATTGAGCGATTCCTTAGCATTGTTCATGTTAAAGATACATCCACAAAGTCAATAAAAGAAGTAATTTATTATTTGCTTTTGGAACATTCATTAAGTAAATCTCAAATACGGGGACAAGGTTATGATGGATCTAGTTAACATGCAGGAAGAAATTAATAGTCTTAAAACTTTGATTATGAATGATACTCCTTCAGCATATTGCATACATTGTTTTGCTTATCAATTGCAGTTGACTCTTGTAGCTGTTGCAAAAAAATATTATGAGGCTGAACAATTTTTTGATATTCTTACAAATGTTTTAAATATTGTTGAGGGTTCTTTTAAGCGTAGCGAGATGCTTCGAGATGATCAAGCAGAAAAATTAGAGGAACTACTAGTGCTTGATGAAGTTCATACAGGAAGCGGTTTAAATTAAGAACTTAGACTTCAAAGAGCAGGTGATACTCGATGGGGTTCTCATTTTAAGACAATGCGTAATTTTATTAGTTTATTCTCATCAATTGTTCATGTACTTGGAGTTCTTGCAATTGAGGGTTCAAATTATCATGAGAGATCAATGGCAAAAAGTCTAGTGGATGCATAAGATCCTATTACTTTATGTATATGTTACATTTAATGTTGAAAGTATTGGCACTTACATATGATTTAAATATGGCTTTACAAAAAAAAAGATCAAGATATTGTAAGTGCAATAAAGCTTGTTGGTTTCGTAGAAAGACAATTGCAAGATACGAGAGATTCTAGATGGAATTCTTTGATAGAAGACGTCTCTTTATTTTGTGTCAAGCATGGTATTGTGATCTCCGAAAGGGATATGAATTATGTTCGTGGAAAGTCAAAGCGTAAGAAATTAATTGTTACAAATTCTTATCATTTGCGTGTAGAGGTTTTCTATGATATTATTGATTTGCAACTTTCTGAGCTTAACAATCGTTTCAATGAAGTGAATACTGATCTACTTCTTAGTATGGCTAGTTTGAGTCCAGATAATCCTTTTGCAAATTATGATAAATACAAGATTATGAAACTTTCTGCACACTATCCAAATGAGTTCACTGATTCTATGCTTGAGGATCTTAGTTTTGAGCTTGATATTTATATTGACTATATGCGAGAGGCAGACAATGAATTCTCTAACTTGAAAAGACTTGGAGATCTTTCAGAGATATTGGTTAAAATAAATTTGCACATGACTTGGAGACTTGCTTATTTGCTTGTGAAGTTAAGTTTGATATTGCATGTCGCTACTGTAATGGTAGAAAGAGCTTTTTCTTCGATGAAGTACGTTAAAAATGACTTGCGAAGCAGATTTGGTGATGGATTTTTTAATGATTGTTTAGTTTGTTATATAGAGGATGAAGTATTTGAAAGTGTACCTAATGATGTGGTCATTGATCGTTTTCAAAACATGACAAGTCGTCGAGTACAATTGTAATAATAATGTTTATATTCATATGTTGTCTTTAAGTGTTTAGTTATTTTCTACATATATGTTATATATTGATACTCGTTCTTTAATTCGGTTATTGTAATATATTGACTTAAAATTGCAGTAGAAACCCATACACTTCAATTTCTAGATCCGCATCTAGGTTCAAGTCCACTTGCAAACAGGTTGAAATTTTCAAAAGATTCGAACCAACGACCTCCATTGTTAAATAATATGAACTAATTAATCAATTGGTCAAATTATTTGACGATGTGCAGTTTTTGGATGTATTAGCTTGGTGCTACACTATACGACTTCCTATCTCTCTCGTCATctttgtatgggtcaaaatctatcGTCGGGCATTTAGGACGAGGTAGTAGCGAGGGATGAGTCAATCAAGGTCGATCAGGAA of Nicotiana tomentosiformis chromosome 7, ASM39032v3, whole genome shotgun sequence contains these proteins:
- the LOC104100760 gene encoding uncharacterized protein, whose product is MNYVRGKSKRKKLIVTNSYHLRVEVFYDIIDLQLSELNNRFNEVNTDLLLSMASLSPDNPFANYDKYKIMKLSAHYPNEFTDSMLEDLSFELDIYIDYMREADNEFSNLKRLGDLSEILVKINLHMTWRLAYLLVKLSLILHVATVMVERAFSSMKYVKNDLRSRFGDGFFNDCLVCYIEDEVFESVPNDVVIDRFQNMTSRRVQL